tTTCGTTTATTTCCATCATAGTTTGAATTTGATCCCCCATCATGTTGGGGTCTTTTAGTTTCTTCTTAACATCGACACTTTTATCATTTTCcagtttctttatatatattagtatctTGTCTTTTCTTCATCTCTTGATAGTGAATAGTTctacatttgtttttttctgaTACAATCAGTGGATGCATAGTTTATTCCCAGTGCTTCCTGCGAGACTAATCAACCCACTCGGTAGTTTAAGTGTTTTATATTTACACATACTTTTTAAAACCAACAGTTGGGATATGGtgtgaagttttgtttttttatttcaattttttttattcatttacttATTTTCTGAATCAGTTAAAGTTACATATACTTACAATGATTAACATATTTGTTTTCCTTGTATTCATTTTATTCGACCACCGAAACGTCATACTAAACAAGAATGTGATAAAGGTGTTGTCATTAATTGTGTCCAAAATGACACTGATCCATGTAgttcaaaatgatttttttttctgtaaaatatgttattagttCATTGGCATCATTGTACATTAGTGTCAATTGTGTCATCATCAACATTGGTGACTGCTGAAATTCACATGGCAGATCAAAATCGGTCTATGTTCATATCTTTGGTTGTATCTcccaaccaaaaaaaataataaaggagATTAAGATTGATGGACCTAACTAAAGGGAGTGTTCTTACATTGGGTTATAATCTGATTGTGAAATTGATAATTGACAATAAGACTCATTTTGGTGTATACTGTGTTTTGTCTCTTTCAAATAATTGATGAATATCGACAAAACCATATATAGAGCCAATTAGCCTCTAGCCACTATTATGTTCATGCATGCTTACACTTACACGACCTGAAATGTCTCTCCCATATGAGCCCCTAGAAAAATTCGATCCATAGATATATCAAGTAGACTATTAATATTCATGCATACTTGACACAAAAACGTTTATTTTAAgttcttaattaaaataaaagaaaatgaatacaatatttttatctCGATACTATGAAGTTCCGAAACCAGTAATCCTTAGAACCTAAAACTACaatatgtaatattagtttcatCTTGGTAAACATCATTTCAGCTTATCATCTCTAGATTTTGCATGtatatagtgtttttttttcgattGAGCTACCGACATCTGGTAAATTCGAATTATAGATTTTGTTTATATCACCATTCGTAGCTAAAAATCTTGCAGTAAAATTGCACACACGTCATGTTGGGTTTGCATTCACGCAAGTAGATAGATGGGTTTTATATGATATTCCTTATGTGAAGTTGAAGAAAGAAAGTGGTAAGAGCAACAACGCAACAATGTGGACCACATTCCCAATTAAACCGAGGTGGACCACAAATGTGTCACGTGGTCCCGGTTTTAGCTTTTTACCCAAAACGGCAGGTTCACGAATGAAGCACCCACACGGTCACGTGACAGACGAATCACACTAGAGAGGACGTAATCGAACACACGAGTACAACAACAACGATACCAAATTTTGTCCGGTTTAAGATCTGACTCAATATGAATTAAAGAAAACCGGATTTTGAAGTTTGAATCAACCAAAAATCAAACCGTCAAGATTACAGGAATAACCAAACATGTATTTGGAGATGAAACTGTGCCTTCAActagacaaaacaaaagaaggaaCAAGTTTTTAAGGGATgcaacgaaaaaaaaaacacaagctGGTGAAGAtgcaaaactgtttttttttttccggcaGAGCAGCATCAGTAGTTAATCTTTGCGTTTGAGAAGTCCATCTCTGAATGCTGAAAGAATAAGAAAGAAGTAAGCCATCTCAAGTGTAGATGGAGATGGATGTATTGTTTACCTGAGACATGAATTTCTTGAGAATGTCTTGCTTCTGTAGCTCATCACTTGTTGGAAGACCCATCTGCTTTTGCCTTTGATCAAACTatagagacaacaaagaacAAACAACTTAGTGTCACAAAAGAAGAAGCTTGAATGGGATTCTAAAAAGACAAAAGTACCATCATCTTCTCAACAGTGGAGCGAGTTTCAGGGTCAAGGTCAGCTAATTTACTGTTCTCCGGTTCAACCTTCTGTGTATCGATCTCAGGTTCACCTTTCACGCAGCATTTCCACCACTCCATCTGATCTTGCTTAGTCAACAGAATCGAAATCATCTTTTGATCCTCTGCAAAGTACAATCAAGAGAATTACAtacaacaaacagaaaaaataaaCCATCAAGTTAAAATCTCTTATGTGGATATACCGATGTTCCAGTAGCAGTCATCAGGCTTCACAGATCGGTAGAGCTCTCCctataatcattttaaaaggAGGTTCAGGATTGGCATCTGAATAATTTCTCTGATAAAACAATAGCAGGTGAGCTTACATCGATGATTGGATCCTGTCCCTTGAGACCAAGCTTAAGACGGTTCTTTTTGATCTCGTAAACAACAGAGCGTGCTTTAGTGCCAGTAGGCACTGGAATGTTGACAGTGACCTCCTGGAGAGTCTGGACCCATGAGTAATTCTCAAGGACATAACCATTGCCTTTGTTAGGAGCTGCAAAGAAACAACATAGACACTGATTTAACATAGTTCTCTATGAGTTGTGTAACCAAGACcaataaaacacacacaaacatgTAAAGATCTATCCTTTACACATTGTTCTAATCAAAGTttccaaatttaatttaatcatataaaaaaaaaaaaagagaattgaTATTTACCAATGGGGGCAGCTTCTTGTTTCTTCTCCTCCACTTGAATGGGCTCTGAGCTTGAAGCAGCCATGGCTGGCTTCACGCTCTCCTTCTCCACAGGCTTCTTCTCAGCTTTCTTCTCGGCCGTTCTCAGCTTATCCTTCGCCGCCCTAACCGCGGCGGAGATCTCCTCGGCTGCGAAGGGTTTCTTGAGAAAATCGCTCTGTTCGCCGAGAAAGTCGAAAACTTTCTCCAAGAAACTTGATGGGTTTGAGGAATCGAGCGTCGCCCTGAACGGGAGGATCCTGGGTCGGGTGCTGCTTTCGTCTTCAACCTCGGAGATGATCGCCATTGtggtgggggggggggttttCGTTTCTAGGGTTTTGCTCTAGACCAGCTCAAGGGggaaatgaaaatattgaacaaaatgaataaaattaattaattaattaagaaaatcatttagTGCATACATATTTAGGATTTtgcattttttgtattttgattttaagaaaACTATAGACATATCACATAGTATAAAATAGTAGAAATTGAACAAAATATTGTTTGTTTACACCTTTTAGCTAACTACTTTAgtttcttaaactattattaaagtatttttgatagaaaattatataaataattatcagTTTTCATATTCTTAGCTATGAATTGCTTTCagaaacaatataaaattaaaacttaaataatttatcatatatttaatttgCAAATAAACATAATTTACTATAAGCACTTTTCAATTTTGGGCTAGAGTTTGGCGTGGACGAAAGTTTTTTTCTACGGCAACCAAACTAGAAGAACCCAATAAAGCCCAATGAACTTGTTAAAAAAATTCGTATCACAAAAATCTTTTTCTATCCATCCAAAGTACTCTTAGAAATTGTTTGGTGAGCAATTTATCATGGTCTAAACATAGTGAATGTCTCATTGTTCACTACCTAAATTTGTGACTGAAAACGATTTGAAACTATAGGGTTAGGCCTTCTCTCTCACTGTTAATATGTATCTCATCTATTAGTTAGTTACAAGGGTGtgttacaaaacaaaaagaaggttAGTTACAAGGTTTGTaaagttaatttaaaaatgagAACTTGATAAAGTAGTTTTACAGAAGGTCACTGTTAGAACTTggagataaataaaaaacaaacaaaaaataaacataaagcAAGGGCAAGAGGCTCCCACGTAAACATATTACTACAAATTTAAGTGCAATTGATTTTAAATGCTTAAGAATAAGAATGAGTTAATAACATGCTACCACCAGATCAATCTTTCGTACAATCTCACCGTGGCAAAAGATGAAAACGACAATGATAGAGCCGTACATAACATCAGATTTTCGTTCCACGGAGATTCTTTATCCATTAAACGGATTCTGTAATTAGTCAAGCCACTAACCATGGTATTTGTTTAAGCCTCGCGAAGATTACTATCGATCAAATTGCTCCATGATTTGAGTTTTTGATCATAAAAAGGGTTACAATTACAAACCAAACAATTTAACATGAAAAAGATCAAAGCTGTCAtagtatatataacatatagtaTCTTTTCGAATATCAAACCATTAAAATGGCCAATCCCCAACCGTACGTTGTGGTTGGTCGTTACCAATAACTTATTCATTCATCGATGAAGGCAGGTTTGTGGTTCCAGTAAAAGAGAGAGGTAAGAAAAAGTGCACACCATGCATTAACTAATTTAAAGGAGTTGTCTGAATTGTTATAAGAAGAAGACAATGCTTTGTCCGCCTGGCAGATATCTACCGAGCAATACGCTATATAcgtattgttattattattatttttcgaCAAGAACTAGAAGGAAAAGTTTGTTGTCTATGCAGATATCTACGAGCAATACATACTAGACATCAACTCCACTTTCACTTTCCGTTTTCTTGTAGCATATAAGAAGCTCTTTAGATGAATGAATGACCAAGACGGTGGTCAGAGAAATTTCTATGTTTAGTATGtaataatttattagtttacGTAAAAAGGGAACATTAAATGAATTCTTACAGAAAAgtttcaaattaattttgcatatgAAATCAGTTATGGGGTCTCTGATCGATATGGTTGGgccaaataaattaaacagtACCTAACTCATGCATTCGTGGCATTGACTGGAGAGATCagtgtttattatttttgtttttgataaataattaagGACATAAACCAAAGTCCATGGATTTAAAAATAGTTGAGCATTTTATAATTAAGGACATAAACCAAAGAGTAAAGAACAAACTGCAACCAAGTCACATGAAAACAAACTGCAACCACAGTTCAAGGTCTGAAATAGGGTTTATATTTAACAACAATGGACGGTCTCTTACCGTATCCCTATtatatttgaattatattttcCTTCCTCTATTTAATCGGTTTTGCTTTCTGCTTTACACTATTTGGATAAATTTCTGCATACTTTTAATTTTCTAATGGCGCTTAAGATTAGTAATACACTGAATAATCGTACATAgaatcatattatttttatcgAGAATTTGGGGAGGCTATACAaggttattttttttccaaaccaattcattaattaataattatatggtATTGAAAACTAATAATTTAAGAATAACTGTAATATAAATACAGGGTGTCAGGAAcacaagaaaagagaaagaatttAATTAGCATGTTTAAATTCTGATGGTGGATGAAGTTAGCGTAGTAGGTAGagtattcatttaattttttcataacaATAACAAATAACAAGTCTTGACATTACTTTTAATTCTACAGTGAAAACAGGTTATATGTGCAGAATAATAATATATCCACCTGATTTGTCATTAAACCCCATAAAATCAACGGAAATGAATAGACATCCACATGATGTAATAGCTAAGGTTAACCAAAGCCAACGGGACCACGAGTCCACAGAAAAATCTTgcaacttatttatatatagagaatgGAGTACAAAGTGACCGAGTGAAAAAACCAAAATTCCAAAAAACTTGGAAAGAACCACAAATAGGTCAAAGAATGGGTGGAGAAAAGAACAAGGCGAGGGAGACAGTGGGGGAGGAGCCACTCAGCCCATGCTCACGGCTGTTCAATTCGCCGGATTTTAACTGTGCGATAATCGTCATAATGGGATGCAAAGTCAAAGGAAACCCACCTGCCATCATCGACGGCCTTAAACACACTCTCGTTAATCATCCTCGCTTTTCCAGCATTTTAGTAAGTCTAAACACGTATTTATATGAACAACAATATATATTCCATtattcttagaaaaagattTCACCATTGTGTATGTACAAAGGCATACAAACATGGTAAAAACGAGAGGGAGTTATAGAAGAACATTAAAATCATGAGATtcattcagacaaaaaaaaaaaagaacaattcAGAACATTATCTCTTACCC
The window above is part of the Brassica napus cultivar Da-Ae chromosome C3, Da-Ae, whole genome shotgun sequence genome. Proteins encoded here:
- the LOC106387476 gene encoding protein BOBBER 1, whose protein sequence is MAIISEVEDESSTRPRILPFRATLDSSNPSSFLEKVFDFLGEQSDFLKKPFAAEEISAAVRAAKDKLRTAEKKAEKKPVEKESVKPAMAASSSEPIQVEEKKQEAAPIAPNKGNGYVLENYSWVQTLQEVTVNIPVPTGTKARSVVYEIKKNRLKLGLKGQDPIIDGELYRSVKPDDCYWNIEDQKMISILLTKQDQMEWWKCCVKGEPEIDTQKVEPENSKLADLDPETRSTVEKMMFDQRQKQMGLPTSDELQKQDILKKFMSQHSEMDFSNAKINY